One region of Flavobacterium pisciphilum genomic DNA includes:
- a CDS encoding vWA domain-containing protein produces the protein MKTSILFSALLATTFSFANSNYTNVTPKKNTKIEKTVTAEKTKIQVALLLDTSSSMDGLIDQAKSRLWNIVNTLTTLKYDGKTPDIEIALYEYGNDGLSKQSNYIRQIAPLSTDLDLISEKLFSLSTNGGNEYCGAVIQDATKQLKWAKENNNMKLIYIAGNEEFNQGGINYKEAISNALKNDIYVNTIFCGDKTEGINTLWKDGADYGKGKYFNIDSNQTVRYIATPYDDEITKCNVKINKTYIGYGSMGSEKKMNQEMQDKNAQGVSASNYAERAVSKSKAAYKNESWDLVDKVKDDATAISKIKKEELPKEFQNKSTAELKVIVAQKTKERETIQKEIGELAKKRQQYIDAEAKKTKKQDDLGNTINTSIIAFAKIKGYTVEK, from the coding sequence AAACATCTATTCTTTTCTCAGCGCTTTTAGCAACAACATTTTCTTTTGCAAATAGCAACTATACTAATGTAACCCCAAAAAAGAATACTAAAATTGAAAAAACTGTAACAGCAGAAAAAACCAAAATACAGGTTGCATTATTATTAGATACTTCTAGTAGTATGGATGGATTAATCGATCAAGCAAAATCAAGGCTTTGGAATATTGTAAATACATTAACAACCTTAAAATATGATGGAAAAACACCAGATATTGAAATTGCTTTATACGAATATGGCAATGACGGATTATCTAAACAATCTAACTACATCCGTCAAATTGCACCTCTTTCGACTGACTTAGATTTAATTTCGGAAAAGCTTTTTTCTCTAAGCACTAATGGCGGTAACGAATATTGTGGTGCTGTAATACAAGATGCAACCAAACAATTAAAATGGGCAAAAGAAAACAACAATATGAAGCTAATTTATATTGCAGGAAACGAAGAATTTAATCAAGGGGGAATTAATTATAAAGAGGCTATTAGTAATGCCTTAAAGAATGATATTTATGTAAATACCATTTTTTGTGGAGACAAAACCGAAGGTATTAACACATTATGGAAAGATGGTGCTGATTATGGAAAAGGAAAATATTTCAATATCGATTCCAACCAAACCGTGAGATATATAGCAACTCCTTATGATGATGAAATTACGAAATGTAATGTAAAAATAAACAAAACCTACATTGGTTATGGCTCAATGGGTTCTGAGAAAAAAATGAATCAAGAAATGCAAGACAAAAATGCTCAAGGAGTTTCTGCATCAAATTATGCCGAGCGTGCTGTAAGTAAATCAAAAGCAGCTTATAAAAATGAAAGCTGGGATTTAGTCGATAAAGTAAAAGACGATGCAACTGCTATTTCGAAAATCAAAAAAGAAGAATTACCTAAAGAATTTCAAAACAAATCGACTGCCGAACTAAAAGTAATTGTTGCACAAAAAACCAAAGAAAGAGAAACAATTCAGAAAGAGATTGGTGAGCTAGCAAAGAAACGTCAACAGTATATTGATGCCGAAGCAAAAAAGACAAAAAAACAAGATGACTTAGGAAACACCATAAACACATCGATAATAGCTTTTGCAAAAATTAAAGGATACACTGTTGAAAAATAA